The genome window TAAGAATCCTAAATTATACATTCTCACTCTTCCAAATATATCAGAAATCCTTCCTACGTTTACTACTAAGATTGCTGATACTATGCTGTAACCAAATAGGATCCACAATAAGTATTGAAAAGAGTTAAATGGATTAATGTCAATACCTCTAAATATTGCTGGTAATGCTATTAATACCACATTGGCATTCATAAATCCCATGAACGCTCCAAGACTTGTATTAGATAGTGCTATCCACTTGTACTGTACCATATAGTTAAAGACTTAACTTTACTTTATTAAAACTTTTGCCCAATAACGATTATGCCTTCTTAAAAATTCATAAATTTATAATGATTTAATTATCGTTTACTAGTTACCAAGATGTATAAAGTAGTAGATAGTATTATGAGCATAATATCTAGAATAAAGGCTATTAGAGCAGGTCCAGTAGTTACTGGCAATGGTCTACCTACTAATGGAGCTGGAAGCACTCTGGTTAAAGTGAGCAGCAAATAATTTATCCACCAATATATCACTTCTAAAAGATAGATAATTTTCAAACTAAAAAGTCTGAATGAGAGTATGAAAAGTATACCGGAAATTATTGATAGAATTGCATCAAATAGGAAGAATGCTCTTATGCCAAATGGTAAAATCCGAAAACTATATAATGGTAAATGATCAGCAGTCCACGCAAAACTAATTATTCCCGCAACTACTCCTAACACCAATAACGAAATTGAAACTCTCGGCATATACCCTTATGAAATTGAATAAATAATAAGATTTTGCCCAAATCTTTAATTAGATTGAAAACACTATTTGGGAAAAGATTTAAATTAATATAAAAGGGAGGACATTTTAAGTGAGACAATGAAAATAAGTAGAATTGGACTTGTAATACTAGGAATTTCTATAATAATTCTGATAATTGGTGGGGCATTTTTTGGAATGGCAGCTACATCCCATCATCCAGCACCTTCGTCAAGTCATATAACAACATATACCACTACTACTAGTACATCAACCAGTATGTCATCTTCTACTACTACCACTTCAACATCGAGTTCTAGTGGAGCGGTATGGGGTTGAAAAGAAAGCTACTCGTTTTTAGTTTCTCTTTTTCTTCAATAGGCGGACCATTAGCGTTAGTTGGGCAATTTTTAGAAAACGTAACCCCATACGAAGTAGCTTTATCTATTCTCATATTCGCACCCATTACTTTTCTTATATACTATTCGATGAATAGAGTATGGGATAAAGGAGGGCTTTACGATTATGTAGTCAAATTTACTCCCAAACTTTCTAATTACTTCCTATACTTCTGGTTTTTCTCATATTTTCTTTATTTAAGTTATACAGTAGATTATATAGTATATTACATACTAAATCTAGACGGATTGGTAGGTATACTGTTGACAATAGGAATAGCGGGGTCTATCGCAATTATAA of Sulfolobus sp. E5-1-F contains these proteins:
- a CDS encoding sulfocyanin; translated protein: MKISRIGLVILGISIIILIIGGAFFGMAATSHHPAPSSSHITTYTTTTSTSTSMSSSTTTTSTSSSSGAVWG